One window of Kryptolebias marmoratus isolate JLee-2015 linkage group LG3, ASM164957v2, whole genome shotgun sequence genomic DNA carries:
- the fbxw7 gene encoding F-box/WD repeat-containing protein 7 isoform X4 encodes MGFYGTLKMIFYKMKRKLDHGPEVRSFPSGKKPCKGSEYPSPAGIVPCPATPTTFGHIRTANGQGQQRRRITSIQPPTGLQEWLRTFQSWTGPEKLLALDELIDSCEPTQVKHMMQVIEPQFQRDFISLLPKELALYVLSFLEPKDLLQAAQTCRYWRILAEDNLLWREKCREEGIDEPLPLKKRKNFKPGFTHSPWKSAYIRQHRIDTNWRRGDLKSPKVLKGHDDHVITCLQFCGNRIVSGSDDNTLKVWSAITGKCLRTLVGHTGGVWSSQMRDNIIISGSTDRTLKVWNAETGECIHTLYGHTSTVRCMHLHEKRVVSGSRDATLRVWDIETGQCLHVLMGHVAAVRCVQYDGRRVVSGAYDFMVKVWDPETETCLHTLQGHTNRVYSLQFDGIHVVSGSLDTSIRVWDVETGNCIHTLTGHQSLTSGMELKDNILVSGNADSTVKIWDIKTGQCLQTLQGPHKHQSAVTCLQFNKNFVITSSDDGTVKLWDLKTGEFIRNLVTLESGGSGGVVWRIRASNTKLVCAVGSRNGTEETKLLVLDFDVDMK; translated from the exons ATGGGGTTCTACGGcactttaaagatgattttctACAAA ATGAAGAGAAAGTTGGACCATGGCCCCGAGGTCCGATCTTTCCCTTCAGGAAAAAAGCCCTGCAAAGGCTCCGAGTATCCGAG CCCAGCAGGAATTGTCCCGTGTCCAGCCACACCCACCACATTTGGACACATCAGGACAGCCAATGGTCAGGGGCAACAGAGGCGGCGAATCACCTCGATCCAGCCACCCACGGGTCTCCAGGAATGGCTCCGAACATTTCAG agctgGACCGGCCCAGAAAAGCTGCTGGCGCTGGATGAGTTGATAGACAGCTGCGAGCCCACGCAAGTCAAGCATATGATGCAGGTGATTGAGCCACAGTTTCAGCGCGACTTCATCTCCCTGCTGCCCAAAGAG CTGGCTTTGTACGTGCTGTCATTCCTGGAACCGAAGGACCTCCTCCAAGCGGCGCAGACGTGTCGCTACTGGCGCATCCTGGCAGAGGACAACCTGCTATGGAGAGAGAAATGCAGGGAAGAGG GTATTGATGAACCTCTGCCtttgaagaaaaggaaaaatttcAAGCCCGGCTTCACTCACAGCCCCTGGAAGAGTGCCTACATCAGGCAGCACAGAATAGACACTAACTGGAGGAGAGGGGACCTTAAATCACCCAAG GTGCTGAAAGGACACGACGACCACGTGATCACCTGCCTCCAGTTCTGTGGCAACCGCATCGTCAGCGGCTCTGACGACAACACGCTGAAAGTCTGGTCAGCCATCACCGGAAAG TGTCTGCGGACGTTGGTGGGCCACACCGGGGGCGTGTGGTCATCCCAGATGCGAGACAACATCATCATCAGCGGCTCCACGGATCGCACACTCAAGGTCTGGAATGCAGAGACGGGAGAATGTATCCACACCCTCTACGGGCATACCTCAACAGTGCGCTGCATGCACCTACACGAGAAAAG GGTGGTCAGCGGCTCTCGCGACGCTACTCTTCGCGTCTGGGACATCGAGACCGGTCAGTGTTTACACGTCCTCATGGGCCACGTGGCGGCGGTGCGCTGCGTCCAGTACGACGGGCGCCGGGTGGTCAGTGGTGCCTACGACTTCATGGTCAAAGTTTGGGATCCAGAAACAGAAACCTGCCTGCACACGCTGCAGGGCCACACCAACCGAGTGTACTCCTTACAG tttgaTGGGATTCACGTGGTGAGCGGCTCTCTGGATACGTCTATAAGAGTCTGGGACGTGGAGACGGGGAACTGCATCCACACGTTAACTGGACATCAGTCCCTCACCAGCGGTATGGAGCTCAAAGACAACATCCTCGTCTCAGGCAACGCAGACTCCACTGTCAAGATCTGGGACATCAAGACGGGCCAGTGTCTCCAAACACTGCAAG GTCCACACAAGCACCAGAGCGCCGTGACGTGCCTCCAGTTCAACAAGAACTTTGTCATCACCAGCTCGGATGACGGCACCGTTAAGCTGTGGGACCTGAAGACGGGCGAGTTCATCCGGAACCTAGTCACCTTGGAgagcggcggcagcggcggcgtgGTGTGGCGCATCCGGGCCTCCAACACCAAGCTGGTGTGCGCCGTCGGCAGCCGCAACGGCACGGAGGAAACCAAGCTGCTGGTGCTGGACTTTGATGTGGACATGAAATGA